A section of the Marispirochaeta aestuarii genome encodes:
- a CDS encoding DUF5312 family protein, producing MRAEQGTSGFDRLVRELSREERQAMLVRLTKMLESEAEPVHALEDEPQTVNLESEYSSFTFFQKLIVFFRTLFTPLTRIEVIEDTVMRRIYHEVDSAFPGLYDYSRSTLSGAFLEEVKKLRKAVQVFMLPLSRLSVQKKEELFALIINQDLPHVDQRIRDTCVPEKFAAELDNDDEKELAKLLYNQFEDILFELTPEEKSKLSQDSRCLQILSELVYFPYEKIKNKYAAAGQDEGCPAAEIREPLSQLMRIFHSMNCSASPGLIESLFIVTRPDQEEADHGSVLEDLKKEIAQASEGLRGIRNFYRSIPLYDILRLASGKANVFLKPVSAGEEWIGLFRSFWKQKLKGEARRYLLSREYESTMDQAKLLVGRQKLTPLAYYQEGVLPVPVDFVHEGSIAFLAQFLDHLFSLKINIVLKQLLIDGEFYKAQNSEDYSEAYNGLHLLAENISEPSDYLAPAGEGGRLLVSIASDVPSKTLRQKKAAKVAVDADKRARRILNTGLEHISLLSSVLEGILHGEKGGRFDTLSNLGYIGGRNNEAFLKELGSVSHIVSEGRRILADMISLEENYARSS from the coding sequence ATGCGTGCAGAGCAGGGTACATCCGGCTTCGATCGTCTTGTTCGTGAATTATCCCGGGAAGAACGCCAGGCCATGCTGGTGCGCCTTACGAAGATGCTCGAAAGTGAAGCGGAACCGGTTCATGCCCTGGAAGATGAACCCCAGACGGTTAATCTCGAGAGCGAATACAGCTCCTTCACCTTTTTCCAGAAGCTCATCGTTTTTTTCAGGACTCTTTTTACTCCCCTTACCAGGATTGAGGTAATTGAAGATACGGTAATGCGCCGGATTTACCATGAGGTGGATTCCGCTTTTCCCGGGCTTTACGATTATTCCCGAAGTACCCTGAGCGGTGCTTTTCTGGAAGAAGTAAAAAAGCTGCGAAAAGCGGTGCAGGTCTTCATGCTGCCTCTTTCGCGTCTTAGCGTTCAGAAAAAAGAAGAACTCTTTGCCCTCATTATCAATCAGGATCTTCCCCATGTCGATCAGCGTATACGGGATACCTGCGTCCCGGAAAAGTTCGCCGCCGAATTGGACAATGATGACGAAAAGGAGCTGGCAAAGCTGCTCTATAATCAGTTCGAAGATATTCTGTTTGAATTGACCCCCGAGGAAAAGTCAAAGCTCAGTCAGGACTCGAGGTGTCTGCAGATTCTGAGTGAACTTGTCTATTTTCCCTATGAAAAGATCAAGAATAAATATGCAGCTGCCGGGCAGGATGAAGGGTGCCCGGCGGCTGAAATTCGGGAACCCCTGAGTCAGTTGATGCGGATTTTCCACAGCATGAACTGTTCCGCTTCGCCGGGCCTTATCGAATCTCTCTTTATCGTGACCCGGCCCGACCAGGAGGAGGCCGACCACGGTTCCGTCCTGGAAGACCTGAAAAAAGAGATAGCCCAGGCAAGCGAGGGCTTAAGGGGAATACGGAATTTCTATCGATCCATTCCCCTCTACGATATCCTTCGTCTTGCCTCGGGAAAGGCCAATGTTTTTCTGAAACCCGTATCCGCCGGTGAGGAATGGATCGGACTTTTTCGTTCCTTCTGGAAGCAGAAACTGAAAGGGGAAGCCCGGCGTTATCTGCTCTCCCGGGAATATGAGAGCACCATGGATCAGGCGAAACTGCTGGTCGGCAGACAGAAACTTACGCCCCTGGCGTATTATCAGGAGGGCGTTCTCCCCGTGCCCGTGGACTTTGTTCATGAAGGTTCGATCGCCTTTCTGGCCCAATTCCTGGATCACCTGTTTTCGTTAAAGATCAACATTGTGCTCAAACAGCTGCTGATTGACGGGGAGTTCTACAAGGCCCAGAACAGCGAGGACTATTCGGAAGCCTACAATGGTCTCCATCTGCTGGCGGAAAACATATCCGAACCCAGTGATTATCTTGCACCCGCCGGGGAGGGTGGCAGGCTGCTTGTCTCCATAGCTTCCGATGTACCGTCCAAAACCCTGCGGCAGAAAAAAGCCGCCAAAGTGGCCGTCGATGCGGACAAGCGGGCCAGGCGCATTCTGAATACCGGTCTCGAACACATATCTCTTTTGTCTTCCGTACTGGAGGGAATCCTCCACGGGGAAAAAGGCGGACGCTTCGATACCCTTTCGAACCTCGGGTACATCGGCGGACGTAATAACGAAGCCTTTTTAAAGGAGCTTGGATCCGTGTCACATATTGTCTCCGAAGGACGCAGGATTCTTGCGGACATGATAAGCCTGGAAGAAAATTATGCCCGGTCTTCCTGA
- the ilvN gene encoding acetolactate synthase small subunit, which yields MKHTISLLVENHEGVLSRIAGLFSGRGYNLESFTAGPSVDPSMTRITLVCGGDDQIIDQIKKQLNRLIDIIKVVDLTESPTVDRELALVRVKAKSGARGEIFQIADIFRAKVMDVASESIMLELTGSSDKIDDFIALLGDFSILEFARSGIVSMSRGKKEQRGPSAAKQ from the coding sequence GTGAAGCATACTATATCTCTTCTGGTGGAAAACCACGAAGGAGTCCTTTCAAGAATAGCCGGACTGTTTTCCGGACGGGGCTACAACCTGGAAAGCTTTACCGCGGGACCCTCGGTGGATCCCAGCATGACCCGCATAACCCTTGTCTGCGGCGGGGACGACCAGATAATCGATCAGATAAAGAAGCAGCTGAACAGGCTCATCGATATCATAAAGGTCGTGGATTTGACCGAAAGTCCAACCGTAGACAGGGAACTCGCCCTGGTCCGGGTAAAAGCAAAAAGCGGTGCCAGGGGAGAGATTTTTCAGATCGCGGATATCTTCCGCGCCAAGGTCATGGATGTAGCCAGCGAATCCATCATGCTGGAACTGACAGGTTCGTCGGATAAGATTGACGACTTTATCGCTCTTTTGGGAGACTTTTCCATCCTCGAGTTTGCCCGGAGCGGAATCGTATCCATGTCCAGAGGTAAAAAGGAACAACGCGGCCCCTCAGCCGCTAAACAATAG
- a CDS encoding polyphenol oxidase family protein → MPGLPESSVLRNRDHIEFRLLSDGDDAPFLALSTVEAGSMSWKDSRGPEHRQRLYDNLGIEVPVHAQLQQHTKLVNPVSDKTLRNPPVQTGDGLRMPRGPGFLSATVADCMPVYIWHRKIGEIILLHSGWKGTGILAEALLRYSPRERKEEITVFLGPSIADCCYQVDRERYNLFRASFGGRAVREEEGHYFLSLLQANLGIAEKLEVTSVYYYNPCTCCNPEFGSFRRQGPQKFSSMLALIGYFQ, encoded by the coding sequence ATGCCCGGTCTTCCTGAATCCTCGGTCCTCAGAAACCGGGACCACATTGAGTTCCGACTGCTCTCGGATGGTGATGACGCTCCCTTTCTTGCCCTCAGCACCGTGGAAGCCGGTTCCATGAGCTGGAAAGATTCCCGGGGGCCGGAACACCGGCAGCGCCTGTACGATAATCTTGGAATAGAGGTGCCCGTCCACGCCCAGCTGCAGCAGCATACAAAGCTCGTGAATCCTGTATCTGATAAGACACTGCGGAATCCCCCTGTTCAGACCGGGGACGGTCTTCGCATGCCCCGGGGGCCGGGATTCCTTTCGGCGACCGTCGCTGACTGCATGCCCGTATATATATGGCACAGAAAAATCGGAGAGATTATACTGCTTCATTCCGGCTGGAAAGGGACTGGAATCCTCGCGGAAGCCCTTCTTCGTTATTCTCCCCGGGAACGAAAAGAGGAGATCACAGTTTTTCTGGGTCCCTCCATAGCTGATTGCTGTTACCAGGTCGACCGGGAACGGTATAATCTGTTCCGGGCGTCCTTCGGCGGCAGAGCTGTCAGGGAAGAAGAAGGGCATTATTTTCTTTCTCTTCTGCAGGCGAACCTTGGTATTGCTGAAAAGCTTGAAGTCACGTCTGTGTATTATTACAATCCCTGCACCTGCTGCAACCCGGAGTTCGGTTCCTTCCGTCGGCAGGGTCCGCAAAAGTTCAGCTCCATGCTTGCACTGATTGGTTATTTTCAATAG
- the ilvB gene encoding biosynthetic-type acetolactate synthase large subunit produces the protein MKGTEVIVEALKKERVEIVFGYPGGAVIPLFDQLYGEKSIRLVLTRHEQAAVHAADGYARSTGRPGVCIVTSGPGATNTVTGLATANFDSVPLVCISGQVPRQMIGNDAFQEADTVGITRPVTKHNYLVTDVDKLGRIVREGFFIASSGRPGPVVIDVPKDIMTSDTRKAIPETVHIRGYNPVTSGHAVQIKRAATAINKARRPLIFAGGGLHIANAAEELKELLEKISVPMVTSLMGIGAVPADHPLNLGMIGMHGSYAANMAVQKADLLLGIGVRFDDRATGDLSRFAPEAQIIHIDIDPAAIARNVPVSIPIVGDAKQTLTDLMPLVERRAPEEWLAEVRNWSKYYKSLDEVSTDNSDDLTARRTIQLLGKTFPDAIVSTEVGQNQMWAAQFFPFTRSRSWLTSGGLGTMGYGFPAAIGAQAGNPDQKVLVIAGDGSIQMNIQELATAVLDGFPVIIAILNNGYLGMVRQWQELFYNRRYAKTCLEAGIDCPPDCSDPRVPGAGCPPYVPDFVALAEAYGAVGLRAATVSEAVKAVETAAAEKDRPVIIDFIIPREENVWPMVAPGAALHEMLGKGGPL, from the coding sequence TTGAAAGGTACGGAAGTCATTGTAGAAGCATTAAAAAAGGAGCGGGTCGAAATTGTCTTCGGGTATCCCGGAGGGGCGGTGATCCCGCTCTTTGATCAGTTGTACGGGGAGAAGTCTATCCGGCTGGTCCTGACCCGTCACGAGCAGGCTGCAGTCCATGCCGCTGATGGTTATGCGCGATCCACCGGCAGGCCCGGCGTCTGTATTGTAACCAGCGGCCCGGGAGCAACAAACACGGTAACCGGTCTGGCAACGGCTAATTTTGACAGTGTTCCTCTTGTCTGTATTTCCGGACAGGTTCCGCGACAGATGATCGGGAACGACGCCTTTCAGGAAGCTGACACTGTAGGCATCACCCGGCCGGTAACCAAGCATAATTATCTTGTGACGGATGTGGACAAGCTGGGAAGAATTGTGCGGGAAGGCTTCTTTATTGCCTCTTCCGGCCGTCCCGGTCCGGTTGTAATCGATGTCCCCAAGGACATCATGACCTCGGACACCCGTAAAGCAATTCCGGAAACCGTTCATATCCGGGGTTACAACCCGGTAACCAGCGGACATGCTGTGCAGATCAAGCGTGCCGCAACGGCAATCAATAAAGCCCGTCGGCCCCTGATTTTTGCCGGCGGTGGCCTGCACATTGCCAATGCCGCTGAGGAACTGAAGGAGCTCCTGGAAAAAATCAGCGTTCCAATGGTTACCAGCCTTATGGGCATAGGGGCCGTTCCGGCGGACCATCCCCTGAACCTGGGAATGATAGGGATGCACGGCAGCTATGCTGCGAACATGGCTGTCCAGAAGGCGGACCTTCTTCTTGGCATAGGCGTACGTTTCGATGACCGGGCCACCGGAGATCTCTCCCGTTTTGCGCCTGAAGCACAGATTATCCATATCGACATCGACCCTGCGGCAATAGCCCGGAACGTTCCGGTATCGATACCCATAGTCGGAGATGCGAAACAAACCCTCACCGATCTTATGCCTCTGGTGGAACGCAGGGCCCCGGAGGAGTGGCTTGCTGAAGTCCGGAACTGGTCGAAGTACTACAAAAGCCTGGACGAGGTCAGTACAGACAACTCCGATGACCTGACAGCCAGACGAACCATTCAGCTTCTGGGAAAAACATTTCCCGATGCGATTGTCTCCACCGAGGTCGGCCAGAACCAGATGTGGGCCGCCCAGTTTTTTCCTTTTACCAGGAGCAGAAGCTGGCTTACCTCCGGGGGCCTGGGTACAATGGGATACGGATTTCCCGCCGCCATCGGCGCACAGGCAGGCAACCCCGACCAGAAGGTCCTTGTGATTGCGGGGGACGGATCTATACAGATGAACATCCAGGAACTCGCCACTGCGGTTCTGGACGGATTTCCCGTCATTATCGCGATCCTGAACAACGGCTACCTGGGAATGGTACGCCAGTGGCAGGAGCTTTTTTATAACCGGCGTTACGCAAAAACCTGCCTCGAAGCCGGTATCGACTGTCCTCCGGACTGTTCGGATCCGCGGGTTCCAGGGGCAGGCTGCCCGCCCTATGTACCGGATTTCGTCGCTCTGGCTGAAGCCTACGGAGCGGTGGGATTACGGGCGGCCACTGTCAGTGAAGCAGTGAAGGCAGTAGAGACTGCTGCGGCAGAGAAAGACCGGCCGGTAATCATCGATTTCATCATCCCCAGGGAGGAGAACGTCTGGCCCATGGTAGCCCCCGGTGCGGCACTCCACGAGATGCTGGGAAAAGGAGGCCCCCTGTGA
- the cimA gene encoding citramalate synthase, with the protein MNKITVYDTTLRDGMQGIEVSFTLQDKLAISHALDDIGVDYIEGGFPLSNEKEEAFFNQVKKEKFSHAKIVAFGSTRHAGKKAAEDAHIQALLNAETETVVVVGKTWKAHVEKVLRTDTEENLEMIRDSIFYLKSRGREVFFDLEHFFDGYRDDPDYALRVLQAGSDAGADCLVMCDTNGGVLPHEVEQFIREIPRDKLAPLGVHFHDDSGVATANSLTGIRSGAIHIQGTINGWGERCGNANLCVVVPNLALKCGYEVNMSRNLEHLTSLSRFVAEKANIIPEKRQPYVGIAAFSHKAGQHADVIAKAPELMEHIDGAKVGNERRILLSELAGKSSVLPKLKKYGKFDRNSKEVLSITKLLKEKENQGYEYEAAEASFDLLVRKHLDRYRPMLELDNYHLESYKTGDTPSKTVGRIFMRIDRRQVMGAGVGIGPVETLDAALRDALLPFYPFIEKISLIDYKVRVLNPQEAAASKVRVFITSTDHKENSWDTVGVSENIVEASWDAIVESFEYYYNTYMDKHKT; encoded by the coding sequence ATGAACAAAATTACAGTGTATGATACGACCCTTCGTGACGGTATGCAGGGAATAGAGGTAAGCTTTACCCTGCAGGACAAACTGGCGATATCCCACGCCCTGGATGATATCGGGGTCGACTATATCGAAGGAGGTTTTCCCCTTTCCAACGAGAAGGAGGAGGCCTTTTTCAACCAGGTGAAAAAGGAGAAATTCAGTCACGCGAAAATTGTCGCCTTCGGCTCCACCCGCCACGCCGGAAAAAAGGCTGCCGAGGATGCCCATATCCAGGCCCTGCTCAACGCAGAAACCGAGACTGTTGTGGTGGTGGGTAAAACCTGGAAGGCTCACGTGGAAAAGGTCCTCCGTACCGATACTGAAGAAAACCTGGAAATGATCCGGGACTCCATATTCTACCTTAAATCCAGGGGCAGGGAGGTATTCTTTGACCTGGAGCATTTCTTTGACGGATACCGGGATGATCCCGACTACGCCCTTCGGGTTCTGCAGGCCGGTTCCGATGCAGGAGCGGATTGCCTTGTCATGTGCGACACAAACGGCGGAGTGCTGCCCCATGAAGTGGAACAATTTATCCGGGAAATTCCGCGGGATAAGCTTGCACCCCTGGGAGTACATTTTCATGATGACTCCGGTGTCGCGACGGCAAACAGCCTGACAGGAATCCGCTCCGGGGCAATCCACATCCAGGGAACCATTAACGGATGGGGAGAGCGCTGCGGAAACGCAAACCTCTGCGTTGTCGTGCCGAACCTGGCCCTTAAATGCGGGTACGAAGTGAACATGAGCCGTAATCTGGAGCACCTGACCTCCCTATCCCGTTTTGTGGCTGAAAAAGCCAACATTATCCCGGAAAAACGTCAGCCCTATGTGGGGATTGCGGCCTTCAGCCATAAGGCAGGCCAGCATGCGGATGTCATAGCCAAGGCGCCGGAGCTCATGGAGCACATTGACGGGGCAAAGGTTGGAAACGAACGGAGAATACTCCTGTCGGAACTGGCGGGAAAATCATCGGTCCTTCCCAAGCTGAAGAAATACGGAAAGTTCGACCGGAACTCCAAGGAGGTCCTCTCCATAACAAAACTGCTGAAAGAGAAGGAAAACCAGGGCTACGAGTACGAAGCCGCGGAAGCATCCTTCGACCTGCTTGTCCGCAAACATCTGGACCGCTATCGGCCGATGCTGGAACTGGACAACTACCACCTGGAGAGCTACAAAACCGGGGATACCCCCTCAAAGACGGTGGGCAGAATTTTCATGCGAATTGACAGGCGCCAGGTTATGGGTGCCGGAGTCGGTATTGGACCGGTGGAAACCCTGGACGCCGCCCTGAGGGACGCCCTGCTCCCCTTCTACCCCTTCATCGAAAAGATCAGCCTTATAGACTACAAGGTGCGTGTATTGAATCCCCAGGAAGCTGCGGCTTCAAAGGTCCGGGTATTTATAACCTCCACCGACCACAAGGAGAACAGCTGGGATACCGTGGGGGTTTCCGAGAATATAGTGGAGGCCTCCTGGGACGCCATCGTTGAGAGTTTCGAGTATTATTATAATACGTATATGGATAAACATAAGACCTAG